ATCCATCAATAACAAATCATAATCAGTTTCAAATACTGCATCTAGCGCGTCTTGACCCCTCTCAAAATCATCCACGTCATAATCTAAAGATTCAAGATACTCTTTAATGCTCACTCGGTAACTAAAATCATCCTCTAACAGTAAAATTTTCATATCAACCTTCCTATTGGCGCCATCTTAGCGAATTTTTGTTGAAAAAGATATAGTTTTTTCTAATAAAAATGGCATCAAAAAAATGAGAAATTTTGACGAAAAAATTTTAAAAAATTTGCAAAAAAGCCTAGAAGCCCAAGATTAGGGAACAAGATAGGGGAAATGTCCCTTCTATCATGATAAAAAATAACAATTTTTATCCTGTTTGTTACGTTAATTTTACATTGACATGATAAGGCAGATATAAGGGCTAAGATATGTCAATAAGATACATTTTTCTAATACTTCTACCCGCGTCAATTTGCGGTGATAGGGGAAATTAATTTTATATGATATAAAATGATAAGAGAAAAGAAAAAGGAGCCCTGTGGTGCGGATGAAAAAAACACTTGCAGACCTAGCAAAAACGGCGCAAAATGCGATACCAGAATTGCCCTCTTTGGAGGCGACGACAAAAATCGCCATTACTGGCTTGAGTCATTCGGGAAAGACGGTTTTTATCACCTCTTTGATTGATCAATTATTGAATCAAAAAAAAGTCTCATGGCTGACTTCAAAACACCGTCCATTCAAAGTGAGACTTGCGCCTCCAAAAGCCACTATGAAGCGTTTTGATTACTATACTTTTGCCCGAGAGATTAAGCAAAAATCAGCATGGCCCAACGGTACTGATACCATCACGTCGACGGTGTTAGAATTTGAAAAAAAGAGCAAGTTCTCATTTTTGAAAAATTCAAGATTTAAATTGGAGATTATCGATTATCCAGGGGAGTGGATTTTAGATATTGGCCTCTTAAATCTCAGTTATGAAGCGTGGTCTACTCGAGTACTAACATGGCTTCAAGAGAGCGAAGAACCCGAGGCATTGCGTTATTTGGATGAGCTTAAAACACTCTGCGACCAAAGTGGTGGTCCTGTACTTGAGCACAAGCTTCATGATAGTTACTGCACACTGTTGCATCATCTCAAAGAGCGTCACTACTCGCTTCTCACACCGGGACGCTTCTTGATGCCCGCTGATCTTGCGGGAGATCCATTGTTGGTTTTTGCACCGATTGCCAATACAAAGTGTGCCTTGCATGCGGTCTATAAAAAACGCTATGATGCTTATTTGCACGATATTGTTCGAGATATTCAATTGAAACACTTCCATGGATTTGATCGACAAATTGTCCTGGTTGATATGGTAGAGGCCTTGCAACATGGTCCCAAATGTTATCATGATATGAAAACAGGACTCGACCGAATGCTGTCGCTTTATAGCTATAAAAATAGAAAATTCTTTTTCAAATTTTTTCCCTCCATTCGTAATGTCACTTTTGTCGCAACCAAGGCAGATCTGGTGGCCGCCTCACAAAGTAATAATTATCTCGCACTACTTGATGAAATGACAGAGAATATTCGAGCAGAACTTGATATTAGCCACATCAAGACCAACACTCAAGTGATAGCTTCGGTGAAATGTACACAAAGCATCACCCAGCAATATCAAGGCAAAACACTCTCATTTGTGCGAGGTGTGAGTGCCAAAGATAAAAAACTGGTCGAAATCTATCCCGGAGAAATGCCATCTTCTTATCCTCCCCCAACACAATGGCGTGCGGACCATTATGCGTATGAAGCATTTTTGCCACCACAAAAATCGTACAAAGAGAACGAACCCTTTGATCACATCCATATGGATCGCGTGATTGAATCCCTTATTGGAGATTTGTTATGAGTATTAAACCGTTTAAAAAAATCATACAACCCCAACAACCCGATGATTTTAAAGAACCACCCATCAAGCCATTTAAGATGGAACCAACCGGAGCGCTAGATACACATATGGAGAATGTAGAAGATGCAACGGGTGCATATGATGCTAAAAATCGCTCCTCTTTTGAGAAGTTTTTTGCTTCTTTTCGTACTATTTGGGGAATTGGCATAGCACTTTTGTTTTTTATTGTTGTGATGATTGTTTCAGATACAATCCAAAGCATTCAGGACATCATGATAGAAGGAAGTGTTGCACAATATCTCTACCTTGTGGGGTTGTTGGTGTTGTTACTAGCCTTAATCTTGAATCTTTTTAGCACGGTCAAACAGTTAAAAACATTGCAGCGTGTCACCGATATCCAAGCTCAATTTGAGCGTCAAAAAAAGCAACCAACACAAGAGATTGTCGGTTTGGTACACCATCTTTTGAGGCGATATGAACACAACCCTGACCCCAAATTGCAACAGCACATTACCCAAATACGGACCGCACTCGATTCGGCTGTTGTGTATCATGAACTCTATCATGATATCGATGGCGGGTTGCTTTCAATATTAGATGAACATGCCAAAAAAAGAATCCACAAAGCTTCCTTGCAAGCGGCACTCTCCACGGCGATTTCTCCGATACCCCTTTTTGATATGCTGTTGATTTTTTGGCGGAGTTTGTTGCTGACCAAAGAGATTGCCTTAGTTTATGGGTTTTGCCCAGGAGGGCTCACGCGTCTTATCTTGCTCAAAAAAGCAGTCGTTCATATTGCTTTTGCCGGTGTTGCAGAATTGGCCGCAGACCTTGCCAATCAAGTAACAGGAGCATCCATGCTCACAAAATTTTCAGAATCTATAGGGCAGGGTATTGCCAATGGCGTGCTGCTCTCACGTTTGGGTTATGGTATCATGGACGCGTGTCGTCCCATCGCACTTGGAGAGAAAAAGAGCAGCTTTGCAAGAGAACTTCTCAAAGATATTGCGCAATATTTCAAAATTTATACCCCACATGAACCCATATAACCTGAAATCTCTTATTTTGCGAAGCATAAGTCTTATGTATCATAATTAAGGCAGTATCTCACAAGTAAAAAAGAAAAATTTTGTTAAAATACTGCCATTCTTTTAAGGGGCAGGTTGTCATGGAGAAAAAATTTAGTTTATTTAATTACTTTCATATTGCTTCGTATATGGTACTTCTTGCCCTGGTTACGGTTTTGATTACATTTGTTTTTTATGATGCCAATACCAAATTCAAACAAGAATCTATCAAGATAGAACAAGAGCAACTCAAGAGTAAAAAAAAGAAACTAAAAGAATCCGTACAAAATTTTGTCAATTATATTTATCTACGGCAAAAAGAAGTCTATGCACAGACTAAAGAGAGTGCAAAAGCACGTACTCTCAGAGCCTATGACATCGCGATGAATCTGTATCAAACTTATAAAAATCAACGCAGTGATGCTGAAATTCAAGAGATGATTATTGCGGTTTTGCAATCTTTTAAATACAAAAATAAACAAGAATATTATTTTATTGTACAACGTAATGGCACGGGGTTATTGTTCCCTATAGAGCCTAGTTTGAAGGGTAAAAATGTGCTAGAGACTACCAATCAGCATGCCAAAGAAGTATCCCAAAAGATTTTGAATACGATGCGCAATAAAAAAGAGGGGTTTTTAGAATACAAGTGGAAGCAATCCTATCATGATAAGCACCAATATGACAAAATCTCTTATATGAAAGTGTTTGAGCCTTATGATTGGATTATCGGTACGGGCGTTTATGTCAAAGACATTGAAGCAAAAATCAAAGATGAGATTGTTAATGATGACAATAGACTCAGATATAGTAAAAATTATATTTTTATAGGCAAATGGGATGGGACGTCATTGACCTATCCGACAAAAAACAAAAATATGTATGATGTTGTTGACAAATCTGGTTATTATGTTGTGCGAGAATTAATCAAAAAGGCAAAAGAAGGCGGGGGCTTTATCAGCTACACCATGCCTAAATTGCAACACGAACGCAGTATCAAAAAACTCAGTTATGTCCAAGGAATCCCACAGTGGCACTGGTATGTCGGCTCGGGTGTTTATTTGGATGATATGAATCATGAAATTGAAGTCTTGCGTAAGGCGATAGTACAACGTTCAAATGAACAATTGGTCTATATGTTGGTTTTTGTTTTGGGCGTGGCCGGTATCTTTGCGTGGTTTTACACTTTTATTACAAAAAAGATAAAAAAAGATTTTTTAGTCTTTTCTGATTTCTTTGATACCCTCTCTCACCGGAATTTTTTTATTAATACGCATGCTCTTAAATTTAGTGAATTTAGAGAACTGGCACATCATGCCAATAAAATGCTCGAGTCAAAATTAAAAGTTATGGAAGATTTAGAAGCGTATAAGAAGATTGTCTCAAATTCCGATGATTTTCTTGCTTTGATTGACCAAAATTATATTTATCGCGCGATTAGCGGAGGATATGAGACACTGTTTCAAAAAAGTAAAGAAGAGATTTTAGGCAAGAGTATTGCCTCGTTGTTGGGAGAAGAATTTTTCTATAAAAATATCAAAAAATATAGTGATCGTGCACTCTCTGGGGTATCGTTTGAGCGAGAGTATTGGTATGTCACAAATGAACAACGATACTATTTTCATGCCAAGTATTTTCCTTATTTTAATCATCCCGATGATACATTACCAGCAGCATATGTCGTCTCTGCACGCGATATTACAGAAAAGAAAAAATACCACGACCAATTGATTGCTTCAGAAAAAGAATTGGTATTTTTGGCACACAATGATGCTTTGACATCACTACCAAATCGTCTCTTATTGCTTGATCGCATTCAACAAGCTGTTGCGCATCATCATCGTTATGGTAACAAGTTTGCCGTGTGTTATATTGATTTGGATAATTTTAAAAAAATCAATGACAGTTATGGACACTCTTATGGCGATGAAGTGTTAAAACAATTCTCTCAAAAGGTTTTAAAAATCATACGAGAATCTGACACATTATCACGTATTGGTGGAGATGAATTTATTTTGTTATTAGAGACCATCAAAGACCCTGTTGAAGTGTTGTCGGTTATGTTAAAAATACAAAATATTTTTTTAGAGCCTTTTATCATCAAAGATTTTACATTTTTTCTCAGTTGTAGTATCGGAATTAGCGTCTATCCCGATCATGGCAGCAACAGTGAAACCCTCATAAAAAATGCGGATATTGCCATGTATAAAGCAAAAAATTCAGGGAAGAATACGCATGCCTTTTTTAAAGATGAGATGTCCATAGCCACCGTTGCAAAAGTCAATATAGAAAATGATTTGCGCGAGGCAATCAACAAGCAACAATTTCAAGTCTATTATCACCCTCAAGTCGATTTAAAAACTCAAAAACTCGTCGGATTGGAAGCTTTATTACGATGGAATCATCCTGAAAAAGGCTTGCTATTGCCGCGACATTTTATCGATATTTGTGAAGAAACACGTTTGATTATTTCGATTGGTGAATGGGTGATGCGACAAAGTTGTGAGGATTTATTGTCTTTGCAACACGAGGGATTACTCTCAAAAGATGTGCGAATTTCTATCAATGTTTCTGGCGTGCAGATTGAATACAGTGATTTTTTACCGGTAGTTCAAGATGTGATTGAAACAACGGCCATTGATCCGCAAATATTAGAGATTGAAATCACAGAATCGTTCATCATGCAGGATCCAAAGCGTTGGATTAACCTTTTGGAAGTATTACGCGAGATGCATGTCAAAATTGTGATTGATGACTTTGGTACGGGATACTCTTCGCTGAGCTATTTACTACGATTGCCGATTGATAAATTGAAAGTGGATATGTCGTTTGTGAGTAATATTCCAGAAGATGAAGATGCCTGTGCCATTGTCCGTACGATTCTTGATTTGGCATCGAATATGAAAATCTCCTCTTTGGCTGAGGGGATTGAAACAAAAGAACAAGAGCAATATCTCGCAAAACACGGATGCGAACAAGGTCAAGGATACCTGTATGCCAAACCAATGAGTTTGGAAATGTTGAAAACCTGGATAAAAAATAGAAATACGACACACCACTGATCTGATGGCATCTCAGATCAGCGTATGAGGGGTTATGCTTTTGGGATTTTAATAACCAAAACCCCCTGTTTATATTGAGTCTTCATCTCTTTCATCTTGGCGTTATTGGGAAGTAAAAAGCTCCTAAAATATGAATTTGTATAAGAGGAACTTTGATAGTTCTGTTGATTTTTCGTCACATTTTTTTGATAACTTCTTGCATTGATGTAGAGCATATTTTTATTGGTTTTGATATCAATATTACTCTGTTCAAATCCAGGTAAGTTTACCGTGATGACATAAGCATCTCGGGTGTTTTTAAAGCTGCTTTTTGCTGCTGTTACGGGATTTGTTATCGCGTGACTTCCAAAATATTTCTGATGCAAATCTCTAAACAGCTTTCCCATCGTTTGTTCCATATGCTCAAAATCACTAGAAATTGAAGATGGATTGGATGGATTCGTTTGCGCGTTGGCAGATATTAAAAATCCACTTAGAAGTGCTATTGTCAATGCTGTATTTACAGTTTTCATGCGTCTCTCCTATCTGTTTTTTAATATTTTCATTGATAATTTTAATACCCTTTTTTAAAGATTTAGTAAATAAAAAAACAACAAACTTATAAAAATTATTTTATAACTTAATTTTACATTTAAAAATAAAGTTAACTTTTATTCTGTCTTAGAGCTTAAAACAATCTGCAATAGAATCCATAAAAAGGTCATTTTAATCTTTTTAATTCAATATAAAGGTAGAAACAATGGTATATTCTAAACCGACATATAAACCTCGTTATGAGAATTTTATCGGAGGTGAGTGGGTCGCGCCCGTAAATGGTGTATATTTTGATAATCTTTCCCCTGTTGATGGTGAAGTTTTAACTCAAATTCCTCGTTCGAGTACGGCCGATGTTGATGCTGCAGTTGCTGCTGGTGTCAAGGCTTTTGAATCCTATAAGCACACTTCTGTGATTGAACGCAGTACGTTACTCAATAAAATGGCAGATGCTATCGAAGCAAATCTAGAATCCATCGCAATCGCTGAGACTTTAGATAACGGAAAAGCCATACGTGAAACACTGAATGCCGATATTCCTTTGGTGGTAGATCATTTTAGATATTTTGCTTCTGTGATTCGAGGAGAAGCAGGAAGTGTGGCTGACCTTGATGAAAATACTACTTCACAAGAAATCTATGAGCCCCTTGGTGTGGTCGCACAGATTATTCCATGGAATTTCCCTCTTTTGATGGCCGCATGGAAAATCGCTCCAGCTATCGCTGCTGGTAATTGTGTGGTTTTAAAACCAGCCAGTGCGACTCCGATGTCAATCTTACTCATGATGGAAGCCGTTCAGGATATTGTGCCAAAAGGGGTGATTAATATTATCAACGGAGCCGGTGGCAAAATCGGAAAACACCTCTCCACCCATCCAGATATCAAAAAAGTTGGCTTTACCGGTGAGACGACAACGGGTCAGTTGATTATGCAATATGCTACTGAAAATATTATCCCTTCCACGCTAGAATTAGGTGGCAAATCTCCTAATATCTTTTTTGAATCCATTATGGATAAAGATGATGAATTTTTTGATAAAGCCATCGAAGGATTGGTATTATTTGCCTTTAATAGTGGTGAAGTATGTACCTGCCCATCTCGAGCATTGATTCAAGAGTCTATTTATGAACCTTTTATGAAAAGAGTTTTAGAGCGAGTCAAAGCCATTACGCAAGAAAATCCGTTAGATACCGAGACGAAAATGGGAGCACAAGCCTCAGTCAATCAAAAAGAAAAAATCCTCGACTATCTTCGTATCGGTAAAGAAGAAGGAGCAGAATGCCTCATTGGGGGTGAAGAATACGTCAATAAAACATTTCCAAACGGCAACTATATCCAACCGACCATCTTCAAAGGTCACAATAAAATGAGAATCTTCCAAGAAGAGATTTTTGGCCCAGTGCTTTGTGTCACGACGTTTAAAGATGAAGCCGAAGCGCTTGAAATTGCTAATGATACAATCTATGGTCTTGGCTCTGGTCTTTGGTCACGAGATGTCCATCAGGTGCATAATGTATCACGGGGTATTGAAGCCGGTCGTGTTTGGGTGAATTGTTATCACCTCTATCCATCCCATGCTTCATTTGGGGGATACAAAAAATCAGGTATTGGACGTGAAACACACATGATGATGTTGAATGCTTACCGACATACTAAAAATATCTTGACATCATTTGACAAAAATAAATTAGGATTTTTTTAATCATGATGAGCGTATGGCATCGTGCTATACGCTCCTTTTAAGGAGATAAAAGATGGAAAAAGTGAAACGACTCGTCGCGACTCCCGAAGCACTGGAAGTCATTGAAATGCTCAAAAAAGAAAATGGTGAATTGGTTTTTAATCAAAGTGGCGGTTGCTGTGATGGTACCGCGCCTATGTGCTATGAAAAAGGTGATTTCCACATTCCTTCAAGAAATGTCAAACTTGGTGAAATCGGGGGATGTGAGTTTTTTATTGATAAAGACCAATTTGAATATTTTCGCTACTCCCAAGTTATCGTTGATGTTAAAAAAGAAAACGGCGCCTTTGGCAATTCCTTTTCTCTTGAAATTGATTTGGGGTATCAGTTTATCACCCGCTCGCGCATTTTTACTGATGAGGAGAATAAGGCCTTACAAGATAGTAATCTTACCTCCTCTTAAAGCCTACATCAATTTACTATAGACAATGTAGGTAATTATAAATCCAAACGCAGATGATGCGATTAAAGGGGCACCGTATAAGAAAGCGGCAAATACTTTAATCAAAATACTTTTTTTGATTTTGAGTAAAAATATAATAAGAGAACCGATAAATGTCGTCAGAAAGATGTATAAGAATACTTCTACCAACGAATGCCCCGCTTTAAAAAAGCCAAAATAACTCATGAAAATAGTAAAGACAAACATCACAGAAAAATAAAAAGTCACATTGCTTTGTGTGTTGTAACGTTCAAAGTTTTCATTGATGGTCATCTCACTCGCTTTGAAGCCATTTTTTTCATGCCTTCTTTTTGCTTCGATGGCCTTTTTTTCGAAGTATAAAAAGACAATGACGCTGATGATGACGCCGATAAATACCAGTGGAAATAATTGTGCCATGAAAACTCCTCTTTTAAAATAGATGTAACTTAGCTTTATTATAATATAAAAAACTATAATATTTATTAAAAATAAAATTAAGAATGAAAAAAGTGTGCGTCGTGATACTATCGGTGCAATAAGACCAAAATATGATGATATTTTGGTGATAGTTTAAATTCTGATAAAGTGATGTTATTATGTACAAAATTATAGTAAGAATCGCATCAAAAAGTTTTATAATTCCAAGGATAAAATATTAGGAGACACAGTGAGAACAAGAATCGAACATGATTTAATCGGTGAAAAAGAGATACCCAATGACGTATATTATGGTGTACAAACAGCCAGAGCGATGGAAAACTTTCATATTACAGGGGTGCGGTTGTCGCGTTTCCCTACTTTCATTGTTTCGTTAGCGAAAGTTAAAAAGGCCGTGGCTTTGGCAAACTTTGAATTACAGCTTTTGAGCGAAGAAAAAGCCGAGGCAATTTGCAAAGCTTGTGATGCTATTATCGAAGGAAAATATCATGATCAATTTGTCGTTGATATGATTCAAGGGGGTGCAGGAACTTCTACCAACATGAATGCCAATGAAGTGATTGCGAACATTGGATTAGAATTTATGGGACACAAAAAGGGTGAATATCAATACCTCCATCCTAATAATGATGTCAATCTCTCACAATCTACCAATGATGCTTATCCTACTGCTATCAATGTCAATCTCTATGAAAAATTGATAGAGTTTACCGAATCCTTAGCCGTAATTCGTGATGCATTTTTTAATAAAGCCTCAGAATTTAAAGATGTGATTAAGATGGGACGAACCCAACTCCAAGATGCTGTGCCGATGACATTAGAGCAAGAATTTCGAGCTTATGGTATTATGATTCATGAAGATATTTATCGTGTGAGTGAAACATTGCGCTTGGTCAAAGAGATTAATTTAGGCGCTACAGCGATTGGTACAGGGATTAACACCCACCCTGATTATGCCAAGACGGTAGAGGCGAAATTGCAAGAAGTGACCCATCGTCCTTTTGTGACAGCAGAAGATTTGGTAGAAGCCACACAAGGTACGGGAGCTTATATTCAAATATCAGGCGTACTCAAACGTGTCGCAACAAAAATGTCCAAAATTTGCAATGACTTGCGTCTTTTAAGTTCGGGTCCTAGAACCGGATTTGGAGAGATTAATCTCCCCGCAATGCAACCGGGTAGTTCTATTATGCCAGGCAAAGTCAATCCCGTGATTCCAGAAGTCGTCAATCAAGTATGTTTTCAAGTAATCGGAAGCGATGTAGCCGTGACCATGGCAGCAGAAGCGGGACAGTTACAACTCAATGTTTTTGAACCGTTGATTATCTACAATCTGAGCAACTCAATCAATATGATGAAAAATGCCTTTGAAACCTTAGCGTATAAATGTGTTGATGGGATTACCGCCAATAAAGAGCATTGCTTGGATTTGGTGCTCAATAGTATCGGATTGGTGACAGCGCTCAATCCGTATTTAGGATATGAAAATTCGACTCTTGTGGCCAAAGAAGCGCTCAAAACAGGAGGTTCTGTTTATAATATTGTTTTAGAAAAAGGTTTGCTCTCCAAAGAAGAGTTGGATGAGATTATCAAACCTGAAAATATGATTAGTCCTAAAAATATTACAACAAAACATTAAGGCAAGGCTTCCTCTTCCATCGCCATCATCAAAAATCCGGTAAAGGCGGCATTTTCAAAGCTGAGTGATTTATGAACCAGCGCTTGCATCTTTTTTAGTGTTTTAGTGTAGGCTACATAAAAGTCATACGAAGGTCTTGGTTTGTACACAAGCCCTTCGAGTTCGAAAAATTTGATGATATTTTTAGTCGTTGTCGGTTTGATAAAAAAATTTTTGTTTCGTGCATAGTAGTAGGGAATCAGCGTGATGATAGACCATTTGGCCAGTCGGTGAATCAAGAGGACATCTACCATACTCTCAAAACCGGCTCTTTTATCACCGTGTATGAGTTCATATAACCCGATGGAGAGCATATCTTTTTGCTCGTGCCCCATGCCTTTGATCATATCGCGTACTTTGGGTTTTTCAAACAGCGAAACAAGTGAGGAGCGAGAGACGATTTTCGTAAAATTTTCGCAAATGAGTTCGGGATTGGCAAATTGATCGGGGGCAAACAACGTACGCACATGCGCTTCTACTTTTGCGGTATTATGTCGTTTCATGACAGGTTGTAGACCAATATCTTCAAACCCTTTGGGATAGAGCTCGAAAAAGTATGCCTGGGTATTTTTGAGTTTTTCTATATTCATGAGATTACCTTTATAAAAAGGGTATTTTATCATTTTCTTATCAATAAGTTTGATTTTCAAAAAGTTAAGAGATATTTGAGCGCGAGATTTTGGATTTCTAGGCGTTATTTCTCTTCTTCTATATCAGCACTTTTTTATATGGGCTATTGTAAACTCTTTAGTATTATTAACAAAGATTATAGAGGAGTACCTTATGAGATTACTATTGATGATGGCGGTGATAATCGGGTCACTTTGGGCACAAACAGATGAGAATCCGAGTATGATGATTACAAAAACGCAAACATTTACCGCAACGGTTGCGCCTGATAAACTCTCTACAAAACTTGTCTTTAATATCATAGAAAAGGATTATACCAAAACATCCCAGACGCTCACATCGCTTTCTCATATACTAAAAAAGCATGAAAAGATTTGTAAAAATAGTGGTTACATGATCAACAAAGCTATGGAGTGGGACAGTAAAGCGCGCAAAAATGTCTTTATAGGATATCGTGGTGTGCTCACTCTTGAGTGTACCTATGACCAAGCCAGTCAGATTGAAACAGTCTATAACGAACCGGCAATCAAAAGTATGATTGCGCGAAACAAAAACGTGAGTGTCTCCAATTTTGGAACGCAGTGGATTGTCTCACAAGAGACGCTCAAAAAGCAACAAGATGCATTGCAAGAGCAGGCTATTATCTTTAGCAGTGATTTTGAAACGCGCCTTTCGAAACTTTTGAAACGCACTTGTATGACTAAAAATATCAGCCTTATAGGGGTACAAAATCAGCCAATGCCGATGATGAAACACGCCGTGATGCTCTCTCGCAGCGCGGCATCAGACCGCATTGAAGCTGCCCAACCTTCAAAACAAGATTTGACGCTACGTTATCGCGCCCGTTATGTGTTTACTTGTGTGCCAAAAAGCGTGCTTAAATAAAAGAGCTGAGCATCTTAATACTGAGTGTGATGAGTAAGAGTGCAAAGATTCTCTTCGTGATTTGTACCGGTAAAATATGTGTTAATTTGACGCCGATGGGTGCGGTAAAATAACTACAAAAAGCGATGATAAAAAAGGCAGGAAGTGAGACATAACCAAAGACAAGATGACTCATATTGGTGTGATCCCAACCGTTGATGATATAACCTAGTGTCCCACTAACGGCAATAGGAAATCCAATCGCCGCACTGGTACCGATTGCTTTTTTTATATCCACATTTTGCCAGATGAGATAAGGCACACTCAAAGACCCTCCTCCGATGGAAACTAACGCAGAGATAGCCCCGATGATGGACCCTGAGAAAAATTGTCCAGGGGCATTCAAGAGTTTTCGACTTGGTTTTGGTTTTTTGTTCAAAAACATTTGTATGGAAACATAGGCCATAAAGATAGAGAAAAATATTGCCAGATAAAAAGAGCTTAAAACCGAGGCTAAAAAAGTCGCCAAAAACGTACCGATTAAAATCCCTGGCGTCATCATTTTGACGACATCCCAAATCACGCCCCCACGTTTATGGTGGGCTCTCAAACTCGCAAATGACGTGATGACGATGGTCGCCATCGAAGTTCCAAGTGCCATATGGACGACCTCAGCGGGTGCCATACCTTGCATCAAAAAAAGCGTGGTGAGTGTGGGCACGATGATACCACCACCCCCAATACCCATAAGCCCCGCGGCCACGCCGACAAATGAGCCTAGGATAATATAATAAATGATAAATTCAAAACCGGGCATGTAGATTCCTTTGAGCGATGTTACATTATTTTGAAGTATCATATCGTTTGTATTTAAATATAATCTTAAAT
This genomic window from Sulfurospirillum sp. 1612 contains:
- a CDS encoding YcjX family protein, translated to MKKTLADLAKTAQNAIPELPSLEATTKIAITGLSHSGKTVFITSLIDQLLNQKKVSWLTSKHRPFKVRLAPPKATMKRFDYYTFAREIKQKSAWPNGTDTITSTVLEFEKKSKFSFLKNSRFKLEIIDYPGEWILDIGLLNLSYEAWSTRVLTWLQESEEPEALRYLDELKTLCDQSGGPVLEHKLHDSYCTLLHHLKERHYSLLTPGRFLMPADLAGDPLLVFAPIANTKCALHAVYKKRYDAYLHDIVRDIQLKHFHGFDRQIVLVDMVEALQHGPKCYHDMKTGLDRMLSLYSYKNRKFFFKFFPSIRNVTFVATKADLVAASQSNNYLALLDEMTENIRAELDISHIKTNTQVIASVKCTQSITQQYQGKTLSFVRGVSAKDKKLVEIYPGEMPSSYPPPTQWRADHYAYEAFLPPQKSYKENEPFDHIHMDRVIESLIGDLL
- a CDS encoding TIGR01620 family protein; this translates as MSIKPFKKIIQPQQPDDFKEPPIKPFKMEPTGALDTHMENVEDATGAYDAKNRSSFEKFFASFRTIWGIGIALLFFIVVMIVSDTIQSIQDIMIEGSVAQYLYLVGLLVLLLALILNLFSTVKQLKTLQRVTDIQAQFERQKKQPTQEIVGLVHHLLRRYEHNPDPKLQQHITQIRTALDSAVVYHELYHDIDGGLLSILDEHAKKRIHKASLQAALSTAISPIPLFDMLLIFWRSLLLTKEIALVYGFCPGGLTRLILLKKAVVHIAFAGVAELAADLANQVTGASMLTKFSESIGQGIANGVLLSRLGYGIMDACRPIALGEKKSSFARELLKDIAQYFKIYTPHEPI
- a CDS encoding cache domain-containing protein, which encodes MEKKFSLFNYFHIASYMVLLALVTVLITFVFYDANTKFKQESIKIEQEQLKSKKKKLKESVQNFVNYIYLRQKEVYAQTKESAKARTLRAYDIAMNLYQTYKNQRSDAEIQEMIIAVLQSFKYKNKQEYYFIVQRNGTGLLFPIEPSLKGKNVLETTNQHAKEVSQKILNTMRNKKEGFLEYKWKQSYHDKHQYDKISYMKVFEPYDWIIGTGVYVKDIEAKIKDEIVNDDNRLRYSKNYIFIGKWDGTSLTYPTKNKNMYDVVDKSGYYVVRELIKKAKEGGGFISYTMPKLQHERSIKKLSYVQGIPQWHWYVGSGVYLDDMNHEIEVLRKAIVQRSNEQLVYMLVFVLGVAGIFAWFYTFITKKIKKDFLVFSDFFDTLSHRNFFINTHALKFSEFRELAHHANKMLESKLKVMEDLEAYKKIVSNSDDFLALIDQNYIYRAISGGYETLFQKSKEEILGKSIASLLGEEFFYKNIKKYSDRALSGVSFEREYWYVTNEQRYYFHAKYFPYFNHPDDTLPAAYVVSARDITEKKKYHDQLIASEKELVFLAHNDALTSLPNRLLLLDRIQQAVAHHHRYGNKFAVCYIDLDNFKKINDSYGHSYGDEVLKQFSQKVLKIIRESDTLSRIGGDEFILLLETIKDPVEVLSVMLKIQNIFLEPFIIKDFTFFLSCSIGISVYPDHGSNSETLIKNADIAMYKAKNSGKNTHAFFKDEMSIATVAKVNIENDLREAINKQQFQVYYHPQVDLKTQKLVGLEALLRWNHPEKGLLLPRHFIDICEETRLIISIGEWVMRQSCEDLLSLQHEGLLSKDVRISINVSGVQIEYSDFLPVVQDVIETTAIDPQILEIEITESFIMQDPKRWINLLEVLREMHVKIVIDDFGTGYSSLSYLLRLPIDKLKVDMSFVSNIPEDEDACAIVRTILDLASNMKISSLAEGIETKEQEQYLAKHGCEQGQGYLYAKPMSLEMLKTWIKNRNTTHH
- a CDS encoding Hsp20/alpha crystallin family protein, encoding MKTVNTALTIALLSGFLISANAQTNPSNPSSISSDFEHMEQTMGKLFRDLHQKYFGSHAITNPVTAAKSSFKNTRDAYVITVNLPGFEQSNIDIKTNKNMLYINARSYQKNVTKNQQNYQSSSYTNSYFRSFLLPNNAKMKEMKTQYKQGVLVIKIPKA
- a CDS encoding aldehyde dehydrogenase family protein — its product is MVYSKPTYKPRYENFIGGEWVAPVNGVYFDNLSPVDGEVLTQIPRSSTADVDAAVAAGVKAFESYKHTSVIERSTLLNKMADAIEANLESIAIAETLDNGKAIRETLNADIPLVVDHFRYFASVIRGEAGSVADLDENTTSQEIYEPLGVVAQIIPWNFPLLMAAWKIAPAIAAGNCVVLKPASATPMSILLMMEAVQDIVPKGVINIINGAGGKIGKHLSTHPDIKKVGFTGETTTGQLIMQYATENIIPSTLELGGKSPNIFFESIMDKDDEFFDKAIEGLVLFAFNSGEVCTCPSRALIQESIYEPFMKRVLERVKAITQENPLDTETKMGAQASVNQKEKILDYLRIGKEEGAECLIGGEEYVNKTFPNGNYIQPTIFKGHNKMRIFQEEIFGPVLCVTTFKDEAEALEIANDTIYGLGSGLWSRDVHQVHNVSRGIEAGRVWVNCYHLYPSHASFGGYKKSGIGRETHMMMLNAYRHTKNILTSFDKNKLGFF
- a CDS encoding DUF779 domain-containing protein produces the protein MEKVKRLVATPEALEVIEMLKKENGELVFNQSGGCCDGTAPMCYEKGDFHIPSRNVKLGEIGGCEFFIDKDQFEYFRYSQVIVDVKKENGAFGNSFSLEIDLGYQFITRSRIFTDEENKALQDSNLTSS